Genomic segment of Ignavibacteriales bacterium:
TTATTACCCGCATCTTGTAAAAGAAATTGTGAAAAACGGACACGAAATTGCTTCGCACGGTAAAAAACACGTTGATCTTTGGCATTACACACCTCCAACATTTTATGCAGATGTAAAAAATGCAAAGAATTTATTGGAAGATTTGAGTGGTGAAAAAGTAGTTGGTTACAGAGCCCCAAATTTAATAATAGAAGATTGGATTGTTCCTATTTTAAGTGAACTTGGATTTGAATATGATTCTTCTGTTTGCCCTTCAAGAAAATTAATGGGAAAGTTTAGCAATGCAAAATCACTACCAGCATATCCGTACTTTTTATCGAAAAATTCTTTTGTGCCGGGAAACGGTCCTTTATTTGAAATTCCCATTCCAGTTTTTCCATATTTAAAATTACCGGCAGCGACAGGAATCATGACTCGAGTCGTTGGATTATGGTGGAGTAAATTTGCTTTACAGTGTGCATTACGGACCGGTGATGCAATGTATTATTTTCATCCTTTTGAGTTAACTCCTAGACCAGATTTTCAGTTTAAGAATTTCCACGAAAAATTACATTCCAGAAGAACAGGGACTTGGATGTCAAAAGCGGTAAATAATATTTTGAATGAATTTAAAGACGTTCCAAAGGTTACTTGTTCAGAATTAATGAAAGCGTACAGAAATTAACGAAGCTATTTATATATAGCTGCTATACTAATCGATATTATTTGATACTTAATTGTTTTGAAATTTCTCTAGAAGAAGGAAAAAATTAATAGATGAGAATTTTGCAGTTTACTTCTTCATTTCCTTTAGACGAACAAGATTATGGTGGGAATTTTATTCGTGAGCTTATCGAGGAACTTTCTTCTTCCTTTGAATTTTTCGTATTAACCCCCGACACTCCCACAACAAAGAATCATGAATCCATCGATAATTACGAAATTATTCGATATAAATATTTTTTCAAAAATAAACAAATTCTCGTTTGTAACGATTCAATTATCCAGAATTTAAAGAAGAATAAATCCTACTATTTTGTTTTACCACTATTTTTTATTTCCTCGTTTATAAGTTTAATAAAAATTGTCAATCAAAAAAAAATCAATATTGTTCACGCTCACTGGATTTTTCCTCAAGGTTTTGTAGCTGTACTGGCAAGATTTTTTTCTAAGCAAAAATTCAAAATTCTAATTACATCGCATGGAACCGATCTGGAATTGTTGAATAATTTTTTTTTACGACAACTTATTAAATTTACTTTAAAAAAGTGTGAATGTATTAACCCAGTCAGTGACTATTTAAAGATGAAAATTATTGAAGTAGCTGACATAGAATCCAAAATTCACGTTATTCCTATGGGAACGAATAGGAATCTTTTCGGAAAAAAGGGAGAACAAAATCTTAAAAACATCAATGTAGATGAAAAATATATACTATCTGTAGGAAGACTTTCTGAAGGAAAGGATTTAGAGACTCTTATTAGAAGCTTTAAAGGACTTAGTGAAGGATACTCTGATTTATTTTTATATATAGTAGGCACAGGTAATGAATTAGATAAATTGAAAGAATTAGTAAATTCACTAGAACTTAGTAATAAAGTAAGATTTTTGGGACAGGTAAAGCGCGAAAGACTTGTGGAACTGTATAACAAAGCACAAGTTCTTGTTTCCACATCACTTAGTGAAGGATTTGGTCTTGTTTTTATTGAAGCACTATTATTAAGGTGCCCGGTTATTGCAACTAATGTCGGAGGGGTTGGTGAAATAATACTTCATCAAGAGACGGGTATTTTAATAAACACGAAACAACCTGAAGAATTGATGAATGCTGTTAAAAGTTTAATGAAAGATGAAATGTTAAGGAAAATGCTTATTGAAAATGGTTACAAACATGCAATTAATAATTACACGTGGGAATCAGTTGCAATAAAGTTTAAATCATTATATATGTCCCTTTGAAAAGAAAGATCAGAGACTTCTTTACAAACATTTTTTTTGAAAAATATAACTAGTTAGAATAACGGGAATATAGATAAGAACGGAATTATTATGAATACATTAGTCTTAGGAGGAAATGGTTTTATAGGTTCTCATTTAGTGGATAAACTATTAAAAGAAAAACATGATGTAACCGTATTTGATCGGAATAAAGAATTTTTCCGTGAATCCTTAAAAGGAGTAAAATATATTTACGCGGACTTTGGGAATAGACAAGAATTATCAAATGCATTAAAAAACATTGATGTTGTCTTCCATCTTATAAGCACAACACTTCCGAAAACCTCAAATGAAGATCCGATATTTGATGTTTCTTCGAATGTATTGGAAACATTACATCTATTAAATGAATGTGTGCGATTAAAAATCCCGAAAATAGTCTTTCTTTCCAGTGGAGGTGTTGTATATGGTATTCCTAAAGTATTACCGATAGATGAAAATTGCATTGCAAATCCCCTCTGTTCATATGGAATCACAAAACAGACAATTGAGAAATATATAATATTATATAATTATTTATACGGCATTAACTACTCAATTATCAGACCAGCAAATGCTTATGGCGAACGACAAAATCCAGCAAACAATCAGGGTATTATAAGTGTACTTATCAAAAATATAATAGATAAAAAGCCTGTACAAATTTGGGGAGATGGAAAAGTTATCAGAGACTATGTCTGGGTTAAAGATCTTTCCGCAGGAATATATTCTGCAGCATTAAATCAAAATTCTGAAATTTTTAATCTTGGGAGCGGACTAGGATACACAATAAAAGACATACTTGAAATATTAAAAGAAATTACTGAAATCAATTTTGAGATAAAATATCAACCATCAAGAAATTTTGATGTGCCTGCAATCTATCTTGATATTTCTAAAGCTAAACAAATTCTTCGTTGGGAACCAACCGTTTCGCTGAGAGAAGGAATCGAATCGTCTTGGAAATACTTTAATAATTTTTATCGTTGTGACTAATTTTCAAAGAATTAAATATTGTTTTATTAGTTGGTAAAAGTATTTTATAAGGAACAGAAAAATGTCTGAGATCGCTGTATTAATCCCTTATTTTAATCATCCAGACTGTTTGGAAAAATCACTTTCCAGCATCTCAGGGGCTGAAAAAGTGGATGTTATCATTGTTGATGATGGAAGTTCAGAAAAGCCATTACAAAGAAGATTGAAAGAAAAATATTCCAATATTTTTTCTGTAGAATTTATTACTCATGATATTAACAAAGGCCTATCTTATGCATTAAATACAGGTTTAGAATATATTCTATCTAAAGGGACATATAAATATGTCGCTAGACTGGATGTTGGCGATAAATGTACTTGGGATAGATTCAAAAAGCAAAAAAGTTTTTTGGATTTAAATCCTAAAATAAGTTTAGTGGGATCAAATGCAAAGATGATTGATATGGAAGGAAAATTTTTATACATAAGAAAATATCCAGAGGCAGATGCTGATATAAAAAAAAATATGTACGTATTTTCTTCATTCATGCATCCAACAATCATGTTCCGCACGAATGTGCTTGAAGAAATAGGGCTGTATCCATACGAGGTCTGTCAAGACTATGCGTTTTTATTTAAAATCTTGAAAAGGTATAAAGCAGCAAATTTGAAGGAACCTCTTCTAGAATATGAAGTTAACCCAATAGGATTTACTTATAATAAATATCGTAGATTGCAAATTGATGGATTAAAAGTAATTTGGGCAAATTTTAAATTAAAATATATAAAATATATTTTGATTGGCACTTTAAAAAGAATCGTATGTATTCTTCTTGGACCCAAGATTATGATGAAAATAGGTACAAAACTTAGATTAATTGGTTTCTAAAAGGAGGATTTTAGTGAGATTGCCAAGAAATAAAGTTGTTGATAGATTACGAATAATTAGAAATTTGGTTAAAGATAAAGTTGTACTTCATTTAGGATTTACAGACTCACCATTTACCGAAAAAAAATATCATGATAAGTCCTTATTTCACATACAACTTGCGGAATTGTGTAAGAAAATAGTAGGAATTGATTTGGATGAGCCCAGTATCATTTTTTTAAAATCCAAAGGAATTGAAGACATTTATACATGTGATATATACAATCTTCAAGAACATACTGAATTACTTAAATATAAATTTGATATTATTTTATTCTCCGAAGTTATTGAACATCTACCAAATGCCGGGCTTGCTCTTCAGAAGATTTATGAATTTATCCGGAAAACAAATCCACAGACGAAATTAATAATTACAACTCTAAATGTTCATAATTTCATTTTTAGATTTACAGATGCATTTCTAAATATCGAACGTGTTCATCCCGATCATTATTATTATTTTAGTCACCATACCTTAACCAAATTAATTACAGATAACGGTTA
This window contains:
- a CDS encoding polysaccharide deacetylase family protein, whose translation is MNSYKNKLVISIDLDEWYHARWVTGSNISRWPDTLSFFRDVYNLDKPRGDIDKPTMEILELLDEFKIKATFFILSEVAGYYPHLVKEIVKNGHEIASHGKKHVDLWHYTPPTFYADVKNAKNLLEDLSGEKVVGYRAPNLIIEDWIVPILSELGFEYDSSVCPSRKLMGKFSNAKSLPAYPYFLSKNSFVPGNGPLFEIPIPVFPYLKLPAATGIMTRVVGLWWSKFALQCALRTGDAMYYFHPFELTPRPDFQFKNFHEKLHSRRTGTWMSKAVNNILNEFKDVPKVTCSELMKAYRN
- a CDS encoding glycosyltransferase family 4 protein, with the translated sequence MRILQFTSSFPLDEQDYGGNFIRELIEELSSSFEFFVLTPDTPTTKNHESIDNYEIIRYKYFFKNKQILVCNDSIIQNLKKNKSYYFVLPLFFISSFISLIKIVNQKKINIVHAHWIFPQGFVAVLARFFSKQKFKILITSHGTDLELLNNFFLRQLIKFTLKKCECINPVSDYLKMKIIEVADIESKIHVIPMGTNRNLFGKKGEQNLKNINVDEKYILSVGRLSEGKDLETLIRSFKGLSEGYSDLFLYIVGTGNELDKLKELVNSLELSNKVRFLGQVKRERLVELYNKAQVLVSTSLSEGFGLVFIEALLLRCPVIATNVGGVGEIILHQETGILINTKQPEELMNAVKSLMKDEMLRKMLIENGYKHAINNYTWESVAIKFKSLYMSL
- a CDS encoding NAD-dependent epimerase/dehydratase family protein; the encoded protein is MNTLVLGGNGFIGSHLVDKLLKEKHDVTVFDRNKEFFRESLKGVKYIYADFGNRQELSNALKNIDVVFHLISTTLPKTSNEDPIFDVSSNVLETLHLLNECVRLKIPKIVFLSSGGVVYGIPKVLPIDENCIANPLCSYGITKQTIEKYIILYNYLYGINYSIIRPANAYGERQNPANNQGIISVLIKNIIDKKPVQIWGDGKVIRDYVWVKDLSAGIYSAALNQNSEIFNLGSGLGYTIKDILEILKEITEINFEIKYQPSRNFDVPAIYLDISKAKQILRWEPTVSLREGIESSWKYFNNFYRCD
- a CDS encoding glycosyltransferase produces the protein MSEIAVLIPYFNHPDCLEKSLSSISGAEKVDVIIVDDGSSEKPLQRRLKEKYSNIFSVEFITHDINKGLSYALNTGLEYILSKGTYKYVARLDVGDKCTWDRFKKQKSFLDLNPKISLVGSNAKMIDMEGKFLYIRKYPEADADIKKNMYVFSSFMHPTIMFRTNVLEEIGLYPYEVCQDYAFLFKILKRYKAANLKEPLLEYEVNPIGFTYNKYRRLQIDGLKVIWANFKLKYIKYILIGTLKRIVCILLGPKIMMKIGTKLRLIGF
- a CDS encoding methyltransferase domain-containing protein, encoding MRLPRNKVVDRLRIIRNLVKDKVVLHLGFTDSPFTEKKYHDKSLFHIQLAELCKKIVGIDLDEPSIIFLKSKGIEDIYTCDIYNLQEHTELLKYKFDIILFSEVIEHLPNAGLALQKIYEFIRKTNPQTKLIITTLNVHNFIFRFTDAFLNIERVHPDHYYYFSHHTLTKLITDNGYIITDFKYVLYRTKNPFLLLLPKFLNVFSSSFMPYLFFECKIKLNKEIL